In the genome of Nycticebus coucang isolate mNycCou1 chromosome 12, mNycCou1.pri, whole genome shotgun sequence, one region contains:
- the SPNS1 gene encoding protein spinster homolog 1 isoform X2 translates to MAGSDTAPFLSQADDPDDCPVPGTPGLGGSMGKPKSKEPEVLDREGLQRITGLSPSHSALIVAVLCYINLLNYMDRFTVAGVLPDIEQFFNIGDSSSGLIQTVFISSYMVLAPVFGYLGDRYNRKYLMCGGIAFWSLVTLGSSFIPRERFWLLLLTRGLVGVGEASYSTIAPTLIADLFVADQRSRMLSVFYFAIPVGSGLGYIAGSKVKDVAGDWHWALRVTPGLGVVAVLLLFLVVREPPRGAVERHSDSPPLSPTSWWADLRALGRNPSFVLSSLGFTAVAFVTGSLALWAPAFLLRSRVVLGETPPCLPGDSCSSSDSLIFGLITCLTGVLGVGLGVEISRRLRRTNPRADPLVCAAGLLGSAPFLFLSLACARGSIVATYIFIFIGETLLSMNWAIVADILLLRLSLRLDLAPFPCPLRPH, encoded by the exons ATGGCTGGGTCTGACACTGCGCCCTTCCTCAGCCAGGCGGATGACCCGGATGACTGTCCGGTGCCCGGCACCCCGGGGTTAGGGGGGTCCATGGGGAAGCCAAAGTCCAAGGAGCCTGAGGTCCTGGACCGGGAGGGGTTGCAGCGCATCACAGGCTTGTCTCCAAGCCATTCGGCTCTCATAGTGGCAGTGCTGTGCTACATCAACTTACTGAATTACATGGACCGCTTCACGGTGGCCG GGGTCCTTCCGGACATCGAGCAGTTCTTCAACATCGGAGACAGCAGCTCTGGCCTCATCCAGACCG TGTTCATCTCCAGTTACATGGTGTTGGCACCTGTGTTTGGCTACCTGGGTGACAGATACAATCGGAAGTATCTCATGTGCGGGGGCATTGCCTTCTGGTCCTTGGTGACACTGGGGTCATCCTTCATCCCCAGAGAG CGTTTCTGGCTGCTTCTCCTGACCCGGGGCCTAGTGGGGGTTGGAGAGGCCAGTTACTCCACCATTGCACCCACGCTCATTGCTGACCTTTTCGTGGCCGACCAGCGGAGTCGAATGCTCAGCGTGTTCTACTTTGCCATCCCGGTGGGCAG TGGTCTGGGTTACATTGCAGGTTCCAAAGTGAAGGATGTGGCTGGGGACTGGCACTGGGCTCTGAGA GTGACACCAGGTCTAGGAGTGGTGGCTGTTCTGTTGCTGTTCCTGGTAGTACGGGAGCCACCAAGGGGAGCTGTGGAGCGTCACTCAGATTCACCACCCCTGAGCCCCACCTCGTGGTGGGCAGATCTGAGGGCTCTGGGAAGAAA TCCGAGTTTCGTCCTTTCTTCCCTTGGCTTCACTGCTGTGGCCTTTGTCACGGGCTCCCTGGCCCTGTGGGCTCCTGCATTCCTGTTGCGTTCCCGTGTGGTCCTGGGAGAGAccccaccctgtctccctggagatTCCTGCTCTTCCTCTGACAG TCTCATCTTCGGGCTCATCACCTGCCTGACCGGGGTCCTGGGTGTGGGCCTGGGTGTGGAGATCAGCCGCCGCCTGCGCCGTACCAACCCCCGGGCGGATCCACTGGTCTGTGCTGCTGGCCTCTTGGGCTCTGCACCCTTCCTCTTCCTGTCCCTTGCCTGTGCCCGTGGTAGCATCGTGGCCACCTAT attttcatttttatcgGAGAGACACTGCTGTCCATGAACTGGGCCATTGTGGCTGACATTCTGCTG CTTAGGCTGAGCCTTCGCCTGGACCTTGCCCCCTTCCCTTGTCCCCTGAGACCCCACTGA
- the SPNS1 gene encoding protein spinster homolog 1 isoform X1, which produces MAGSDTAPFLSQADDPDDCPVPGTPGLGGSMGKPKSKEPEVLDREGLQRITGLSPSHSALIVAVLCYINLLNYMDRFTVAGVLPDIEQFFNIGDSSSGLIQTVFISSYMVLAPVFGYLGDRYNRKYLMCGGIAFWSLVTLGSSFIPRERFWLLLLTRGLVGVGEASYSTIAPTLIADLFVADQRSRMLSVFYFAIPVGSGLGYIAGSKVKDVAGDWHWALRVTPGLGVVAVLLLFLVVREPPRGAVERHSDSPPLSPTSWWADLRALGRNPSFVLSSLGFTAVAFVTGSLALWAPAFLLRSRVVLGETPPCLPGDSCSSSDSLIFGLITCLTGVLGVGLGVEISRRLRRTNPRADPLVCAAGLLGSAPFLFLSLACARGSIVATYIFIFIGETLLSMNWAIVADILLYVVIPTRRSTAEAFQIVLSHLLGDAGSPYLIGLISDRLRRSWPPSFLSEFRALQFSLMLCAFVGALGGAAFLGTAIFIEGDRRQAQLHVQGLLSEAGPTDDRIVVPQRGRSTRVPVSSVLI; this is translated from the exons ATGGCTGGGTCTGACACTGCGCCCTTCCTCAGCCAGGCGGATGACCCGGATGACTGTCCGGTGCCCGGCACCCCGGGGTTAGGGGGGTCCATGGGGAAGCCAAAGTCCAAGGAGCCTGAGGTCCTGGACCGGGAGGGGTTGCAGCGCATCACAGGCTTGTCTCCAAGCCATTCGGCTCTCATAGTGGCAGTGCTGTGCTACATCAACTTACTGAATTACATGGACCGCTTCACGGTGGCCG GGGTCCTTCCGGACATCGAGCAGTTCTTCAACATCGGAGACAGCAGCTCTGGCCTCATCCAGACCG TGTTCATCTCCAGTTACATGGTGTTGGCACCTGTGTTTGGCTACCTGGGTGACAGATACAATCGGAAGTATCTCATGTGCGGGGGCATTGCCTTCTGGTCCTTGGTGACACTGGGGTCATCCTTCATCCCCAGAGAG CGTTTCTGGCTGCTTCTCCTGACCCGGGGCCTAGTGGGGGTTGGAGAGGCCAGTTACTCCACCATTGCACCCACGCTCATTGCTGACCTTTTCGTGGCCGACCAGCGGAGTCGAATGCTCAGCGTGTTCTACTTTGCCATCCCGGTGGGCAG TGGTCTGGGTTACATTGCAGGTTCCAAAGTGAAGGATGTGGCTGGGGACTGGCACTGGGCTCTGAGA GTGACACCAGGTCTAGGAGTGGTGGCTGTTCTGTTGCTGTTCCTGGTAGTACGGGAGCCACCAAGGGGAGCTGTGGAGCGTCACTCAGATTCACCACCCCTGAGCCCCACCTCGTGGTGGGCAGATCTGAGGGCTCTGGGAAGAAA TCCGAGTTTCGTCCTTTCTTCCCTTGGCTTCACTGCTGTGGCCTTTGTCACGGGCTCCCTGGCCCTGTGGGCTCCTGCATTCCTGTTGCGTTCCCGTGTGGTCCTGGGAGAGAccccaccctgtctccctggagatTCCTGCTCTTCCTCTGACAG TCTCATCTTCGGGCTCATCACCTGCCTGACCGGGGTCCTGGGTGTGGGCCTGGGTGTGGAGATCAGCCGCCGCCTGCGCCGTACCAACCCCCGGGCGGATCCACTGGTCTGTGCTGCTGGCCTCTTGGGCTCTGCACCCTTCCTCTTCCTGTCCCTTGCCTGTGCCCGTGGTAGCATCGTGGCCACCTAT attttcatttttatcgGAGAGACACTGCTGTCCATGAACTGGGCCATTGTGGCTGACATTCTGCTG TATGTGGTGATCCCCACACGACGCTCCACTGCTGAAGCCTTCCAGATTGTGCTATCCCACCTGCTGGGTGACGCTGGGAGCCCCTACCTCATTGGCTTG ATCTCTGACCGCCTCCGCCGGAGCTGGCCCCCCTCCTTCTTGTCCGAGTTCCGGGCCCTGCAGTTCTCACTCATGCTTTGCGCCTTTGTCGGGGCACTGGGTGGTGCGGCCTTCCTGGGCACCGCCATCTTCATTGAGGGTGACCGACGGCAGGCCCAGCTGCATGTGCAGG GTCTGCTGTCCGAGGCAGGGCCCACAGATGACCGGATCGTGGTACCCCAACGAGGTCGCTCCACCCGGGTCCCTGTGTCCAGTGTACTCATCTGA
- the LAT gene encoding linker for activation of T-cells family member 1 isoform X2 encodes MEGAGLVPYVLGLLLLPFLAVLLLALCVRCRELPGSYDSATSDSLYPRSILIKPPHTLAPWTPATSYPPVASYPPLSQPDLLPIPSPQAPGGSHRMPSSRQDSDSANSVANYENEEPTCEDEDENDDEDDYLGYLKVLPDSTSAALSAPVPSNPGLRDSAFSVESSKDYVNIPESEESAEASLDGSLEYVNVSQEQQPVARTEPATLSSQEVEDEEEEGAPDYENLQELN; translated from the exons ATGGAGGGGGCTGGCCTGGTCCCCTATGTGCTgggcctgctgctgctgcccttcCTGGCTGTGCTGCTGCTGGCACTCTGTGTGCGCTGCCGTGAGCTGCCAG GCTCATATGACAGTGCCACCTCGGATAG TTTGTACCCACGGAGCATCCTGATCAAACCGCCTC ACACACTTGCTCCCTGGACACCTGCTACTTCCTACCCACCTGTTGCCTCCTACCCACCCCTGAGCCAGCCAGACCTGCTCCCCATCCC ATCCCCACAGGCTCCTGGGGGCTCCCACCGGATGCCATCTTCCCGGCAGGATTCAGATAGTG CCAACAGTGTGGCAAACTACGAGAATGAAG AACCAACCTGTGAGGATGAAGATGAGAACGATGATGAGGATGACTACCTGGGCTACCT GAAGGTGCTTCCCGACAGCACCTCAGCTGCCCTGTCAGCCCCGGTGCCCAGCAACCCTGGCCTCCGAGACAGTGCCTTCTCTG TGGAGTCCAGCAAAGATTATGTGAACATCCCTGAGAGTGAGGAGAGTGCAGAAGCGTCTCTGG ATGGCAGCTTGGAGTACGTGAATGTGTCCCAAGAGCAGCAGCCAGTGGCCAGGACTGAGCCTG CCACCCTGAGCTCCCAGGAGGtggaggatgaagaggaagaaggagctCCAGATTACGAGAATCTGCAAGAGCTTAACTGA
- the LAT gene encoding linker for activation of T-cells family member 1 isoform X1 encodes MEGAGLVPYVLGLLLLPFLAVLLLALCVRCRELPGSYDSATSDSLYPRSILIKPPHTLAPWTPATSYPPVASYPPLSQPDLLPIPRSPQAPGGSHRMPSSRQDSDSANSVANYENEEPTCEDEDENDDEDDYLGYLKVLPDSTSAALSAPVPSNPGLRDSAFSVESSKDYVNIPESEESAEASLDGSLEYVNVSQEQQPVARTEPATLSSQEVEDEEEEGAPDYENLQELN; translated from the exons ATGGAGGGGGCTGGCCTGGTCCCCTATGTGCTgggcctgctgctgctgcccttcCTGGCTGTGCTGCTGCTGGCACTCTGTGTGCGCTGCCGTGAGCTGCCAG GCTCATATGACAGTGCCACCTCGGATAG TTTGTACCCACGGAGCATCCTGATCAAACCGCCTC ACACACTTGCTCCCTGGACACCTGCTACTTCCTACCCACCTGTTGCCTCCTACCCACCCCTGAGCCAGCCAGACCTGCTCCCCATCCC AAGATCCCCACAGGCTCCTGGGGGCTCCCACCGGATGCCATCTTCCCGGCAGGATTCAGATAGTG CCAACAGTGTGGCAAACTACGAGAATGAAG AACCAACCTGTGAGGATGAAGATGAGAACGATGATGAGGATGACTACCTGGGCTACCT GAAGGTGCTTCCCGACAGCACCTCAGCTGCCCTGTCAGCCCCGGTGCCCAGCAACCCTGGCCTCCGAGACAGTGCCTTCTCTG TGGAGTCCAGCAAAGATTATGTGAACATCCCTGAGAGTGAGGAGAGTGCAGAAGCGTCTCTGG ATGGCAGCTTGGAGTACGTGAATGTGTCCCAAGAGCAGCAGCCAGTGGCCAGGACTGAGCCTG CCACCCTGAGCTCCCAGGAGGtggaggatgaagaggaagaaggagctCCAGATTACGAGAATCTGCAAGAGCTTAACTGA